GCGAGAAGATCACGGAGTCCTACGAGCGCCTCGGCGACGGCGAGACCGACGACGCCGTCGAGGAGTGGCGGAAGTCCATCGGGTACGTCGCCCGCGCCGCCGACTCCGCCGGCCGGAAGGCCCTCCGGAAGGTCGAGGACACCGTCTACCAGCACGTGATGACCCAGCTCGCGCCGTACTACTTCGACAACGCACTCGTCTCGGCGAACATCCAGCAGACCGGCGGGGACGACGACACGTTCGTGTTCGAGGTGAACGTGAACGACGACGACCTCAAGGACGAGGTCGCCGACCGCCTCTACGAGTACGAGGACACCGTCGACCGCTGGCACGTCGACACCGAGAAGGACACCGAGATGGCCGAGGCCGCCGAGGGCGTCGAACCCCCGGAGTCGACCACCGACGGCCGGTCGCGACCCGACCAGAACTAGCGTCGATGCCCGCCGTCGCAGTCCCCCTCGGAGTGCGACGTGTGGCGTCGCGCAATCGGCCGCAGGCGACGGCTACTTGTACCGGCCGACACTCGGAGTGATACGAGATGGTTGACGCGGGCACGCTCGTCACGCTCGGCGTCGCTGGAGTCGCGAGTCTGTTCATGGCGTGGACGATCGGCGCCGGCTCCTCCGGGTCGACGCCGTTCGCGCCCGCGGTCGGCGCGAACGCCATCGGCGTGATGCGCGCCGGGTTCGTCGTCGGCATCCTCGGGTTCGCGGGTGCCGTCCTCCAGGGCGCGAACGTCACCGAAGCCGTCGGCTCAGAGCTCGTCCTGAACGCGTCGCTCTCGGCGGAAGCCGCGACCGTCGGCCTCATCGTCGCCGCCGTCCTCGTCGCCGTCGGCGTCTACACGGGCTACCCGATCGCGACCGCGTTCACCGTCACGGGTGCGGTCGTCGGCGTCGGCCTCGCGATGGGCGGCGATCCAGCGATGGCGAAGTACCAGGAGCTCGTCGTCGTCTGGTCCGCGATCCCGTTCGTCGGCGGGTTCGTCGCGTACGTGACTGCTCGACTGTTGCGCTCGGAGCGCGTGAGCGAGCGCGTCGTCGTCCCCGTCCTCGCCGCGATCGTCGGCGCGATCGTCGCGAACATCGGATTCACGCTTCTCGGCCCGGCGGGCGAGACGCGGTCGATGGCCGCTGCGATCGCCGTCGCGCTCGACGTCGCGTCGACCGCGGGCGTCGTCGCGGTCACGGCCGCGCTCGCGCTCGCCGTCGCGGGCGTCCTCGCACTCGACCTCCGCAGCGACGAAGCCACCGGCCAGCAGCACTTCCTCGTCGCGCTCGGCGGCCTCGTCGCGTTCTCCGCCGGCGGCAGCCAGGTGGGGCTCGCCATCGGCCCGCTCACGCCGCTCGTCGGCGAGGGCAGCGCCATCGTGGTCCCGCTCGTCGTCCTCCTCGTCGGCGGCGGCTTCGGGCTCCTCGTCGGCTCGTGGACGGGCGCCCCCCGGATGATCAAGGCACTCAGTCAGGACTACTCGTCGCTCGGCCCGCGGCGGTCGATCGCCGCACTCATCCCCGCGTTCTCGATCGCGCAGGTCGCGATCTTCCTCGGCGTCCCCGTCTCGTTCAACGAGATCATCGTCTCCACGATCGTCGGGAGCGGGTACGCCGCCGGGTCCAGTGGCGTCAGTCGCGAGAAGATGCTGAAGACCGTCGCCGCGTGGATCGGGTCGCTCGTCCTCTCGTTCGTCGTCGCCTACGCCGGCTTCTGGGTCGTCGACGCGGTCCTGCTGTAGCGCGTCGCCGATGCCGGTGCGTTCGACCCGCGATCACTCGGTCGGGACTTCGCCGGGGTCGACGTCCACGTCCTCCTCGACGTCGCCGCGTTCGTCGTCGTCGAGCAGCGTGAGTCGCGCCTTCATGATGCGCGTATTCTCGACTTTCTCGACCGTGATGCGGACGCGACCGAACTCCATCACCTCGCCCTCCTCGACGAGCCGGCCCGATCGGTTGAAGATGAAGCCAGCGATCGTCTCGAACTCCTCGCCCTCCGGGAGCTCGATGCCGAGGAACTCGTTGACTTCCTCGATGTTCACCTCGCCCTTGACGAGCACCTCGTCGTCGCTCACCTGCTCGATGGGCTCTTCTTCCTCGCCTTCGAGGATCTCGCCGACGATCTCCTCGATCATGTCCTCCATCGTCACCAGCCCCTCCGTGGTGCCGAACTCGTCGATGACGATGACCATGTGCATCCGGTTCTCGCGCATCTCCGCCATCAGGTCGTCCGCGTTCTTCGACTCGGGGACGTGCAGCGTCGGCTGGATGAGGTCCGCCAGCTCCAGTTCGCCGCCGTTCTCGCCGTAGTTCAGGTCGCGGACGAGGTCGCGGATGTGGACGACGCCGATGATGTTGTCCAGACTCCCCTCGTACACCGGCAGGCGCGCGTGCCCGCCGTGAATGCACTGCTGGATCGCCTCCTCGATGTCCGCGTCCTTCGAGATGGCGTCCATGTCGAGGCGCGGCGTCATCACCTCCTTCGCGATCGTGTTGTTGAACCGGAAGATGCGCTGGAGCATCTCGCGCTCGTCCTCCTCGATGACGCCCTCGCGCTCCCCGGTCTTGATCATGTCCTGGATCTCCGTGCGCGTCACGTAACTCGTCTCGATCGCCGACCGGCCGCCCGTGACCTTGTTCACGAGCCGCGTCAGGTAGTCGAAGACGACGATGAGCGGGAGGAGGACGTACTCGGCGGTCTTCAGCGGACGCGCGATCCGGAGCGCCCACGACTCCGTGTTCTCGACGGCGTAACTCTTCGGCGCGCTCTCCCCGAACAGGAGGACGAGTGCGGTGATCCCGAACGTCGAGATGGCGACCGCGAGCCCCTGGTTGTTCGGCCCGAGGTAGTACCCGAGCAGCCCCGTCGCGATCGAGGACATCGCGATGTTCACGAGGTTGTTCCCGACGAGGATCGTCACGAGGAGCCGATGCGGGTCCTCTTTGAGTTGCGCGACGACGTTCGCGCCCCGCTGCCCCTCTTCGACCAGCGCCTCGATGCGGTGGTTGGCGAGCGAGAACATCGCGATCTCCGAGGAGGAGAAGAACCCCGAGAGCAGGATGAGGAGCACGATGACGACGCTCCCGATGATCGCGATGGCGGTATCTCCCAGCTCGACGCCGACGAACGGGAGGGTGTACGCCGGCACCAGGCCCGCAGATGCAGCACTAAGCGATGAACCCATTCAGTGCCAGACCTTGGTATCCTGCCGGATTAACTCTTTTCTTCCCTCCGAACCGACCGGATACTGTGGTGCGTCGACGCCACGACCGACGCTTCCTCGCGAGCGGGCGCCTGCCGCGTCCCAAGTCCCTTAGTCCGCGCGGCCCCATCGTTCGAGCATGGAAGCGACCCCCGAGATAACGCTCTACCGGCTCCAGGCGTGCCCGTTCTGCGAGCGCGTCGTCCGCGTGCTCGACGAGTACGACCTCGACTATCGCTCGCGGTTCGTGGAACCGCTGCACTCGCGCCGGAACGTCGTCCAGCGCGTGAGCGGGTCGCGGACCGCACCCGCCATCGTCGACGAGTCGACGGGCGTGACGATGAGCGAGTCCGCGAACATCGTCGCGTACCTGCACGCGACGTACGGGAACGAAACTGACTCCGGAGATCAGCCCGCGGCGGCGGACGGAGGCGCGGTCTGATGGAGCTCGACTTCGACGTCGTCTCGCTCCCCGAGAGCGACCACCCGGAGGCGGGCGAGACGGCACCTGCCTTCACGCGGCCGCTCGTGAACGACGAGTTCTGGGAGGACCGCAGCCTCGACTCGCTCCTCGCGAACGGCCCCGTGCTGCTCGTGTTCACGACGATGAACGGCGCGTTCCCGGCGACGTACACGTGGAACGAACTCCGCGAGCGCGACTGGGAGGCGGACTACGACGTCTCGATAGTGGGCGTCACCGTCAGCGACCCCTACGACACGACCGAGACGATTCGCGACCGCGGCATCGACTACCCGATATTCTCCGACCCCCAGAACGGCGTCGCCGAGCAGTTCGGCGTCGTCCACGACCTCGACGGCATGACGGGCGTCACGGAACCACGGCCGTCCGTGTTCCTGCTCGACACCGACCGAACCGTCGAGTACGCGTGGGTCGCCGCGGAGTGGCCGGACTTCCCGCCGTACGACGAGATCGAGGCCGAACTCCCCGACGCCTGAGTCGCACTCGAGAGCGCCCCAGTCGCGCTCGACGACGGCCCGCTCGCGATCGAGGACGCCAGCGTGGACTACTCGCTGGCGAGCAACCGGTACGCGACGATGCAGTCGATGGCGACCAGCGCCAGCCCCGAGACGCCCCAGAGCGCGAGCACCGCGCCGAACCCGACGCCGACGTCGCCGCGGACCATCGATAGCGGGTCCTCGAGGGGGACGAGGAGGAGCGTCCAGAGCGCGTAGACGACGTGGTTGACGACCAGCGTTCGCCCGTCGAAACCGATCTCCATTCGTTCGCACCTGCAGGCCGACGTCATTCAGTCTTCCCTTCCGCGCTCTCGGTCGATTCCGGCGCGAAACCAGCGGCTTCTTTGCCGTGCTGACGGTACGTCTTCGTATGACCGATTCGGACGAGGTAGCGCCGGCTACCGATTCGGACGACGTAGCGCAGGCTGCCGATTCGGTCGCGGCCGCGGCGCAGGCGATCCGCGACGGCGACCTCGTCGTGTACCCGACGGAGACCGTGTACGGCCTCGGCGCGGACGCCCTGAATCCCGACGCCGTCGAGCGGGCGTTCGCGGCGAAGGGCCGGGACCGCTCGAAGCCGCTGTCGATGGGCGTGCCGAGCGTCGCCGCCGCCCGCGAGCACGTCGCCGCGACCGAGCGCGAGGTGGCCTTCATGCGGGCGTTCCTCCCCGGTCCCGTCACCGTCCTCTGCGACCGCGAGCCGCACGTCCCGGACGTCCTCGTCGCCGGCGGCGACCGCGTCGGCGTCCGCGTCCCCGAGCACGACCTGGCGCTCGACCTGTTCGCGGCCGCCGGCACGCCCGTGACGGCGACGAGCGCGAACCGCTCCGGGCACCCGAGCGTCCGCCACCCCGACGACCTCGACTCCGAGTTCGAGGCGTCGGTCGCGGCGGTGCTCGACGGCGGCCGCACCGACGGCACCGAGAGCACGGTCGTCGACCCCGCGACCGGCGAGATCGTCCGCGAGGGCGCGCTCGCCGGCGCCATCGAGGCCTGGCTCGACGAACACCCGCCGTAGTCGGCGACCGACCTGGCGGCGGTCGGCGGGTCGAATACCGTCCAGCGAGTCGACCTATCGTTCTGCGAGCCGCGACCGGAGGGTGCGCGTGGCGACGCCGCACTCGTTCGCGAACCGGCACGGATCGCACTTCGCGGTGTCGTCGAGGCGCTCGGGTGGTGCGTCGAGTTCCCGGACCTCCCGTATCGCCGACCGATAGGCCGCCTTCTTCCGGGTCGTCAGGCGGACGCGGCGGACGACGCCGTACGCGGGGTACTCGACGACGGCCTCGTCGACGCGACGCTCGCGCTCCCAGGCCAGCGCCTTCGCCGCGGCGACCGCCCACACCGCGTGTGGCTCCCAGACGCCCTGCTCGGGCGGCCGCCCCGGCGACACCAGCGACGGGAGCGGCGGGTCCGGGAGGACCTTCGATGCGACGCCGTGGCACTCCCGTCCGGCGAGGAAGACGTCAGTCGCCGCCGGCCGGTCGAGGTCCCGGAACCGCGGTTCGCGCTCGCGGACGCGCTCGACGCGCTCGCGCCACGTCCCAGGCGGCGCCTCGATGGGTGCGTCCGCGAGCGGGTCAGGCTGGCCGGTATCGGTTTCGGCGTCGAGTAGCTCGTGGTAGCGCGTCGCTACCTCGCGGACGGCGTCGACCCGGTCGGGCGGAGCGCGGTCGTCGTGCTTGCGGGCGTACCAGAGCTGACGCGGACAGTACGCGGCGGTTCGGAGGTCGCTGAAGGCGAGCACGCCGACGTTGGCGCGGCATCCGAGAAAAGGGTTCGCTGGGGCGGAGAGCGGTCGTGGCGGTCGGGAGCCGCCGCAGGCCGCAGGGCGGTCGTGGCGGTCGGGAGCCGCCGCAGGCCGCAGGGCGGTCGTGGCGGCCGATAGCTCAGAAGTCGACGTCGACCTCCATCCCCTCGGTCGCCTCGTCTAGGCCGTCCTCGCGGGCGCTGTCGAGGTTCGTGGAGAGGCCGGCGTCGGTGAGCGCGTCGTCGAACGCGTCCCGGTACCGGTCGTTCGCGGCACGGGACTGCTCGACGGCGTCGAGCGCGATCACGTATCGGCGCGCGGTGCGTTCGTCCACGTCGAACGCGTCCGCGACGGCGTCGAGGCCCTCCTCGCGCGCGTCCCGGAGCGCGTCGAGCGCCGTGCCGTCCGGCACGCCGTCGTCGGGGAGGTCGGTCTCGTCGGGGAGGTCGTCGTTCTCGTCGACGATGTGGAGGTCCGTCCGGGCGATGAACACCTCGAACGCGTCCACGTTCGCGTCGAGGGCGTCCGCGATCTCGTCGTCGTCCTGGCCGTCGTAGACGGCACGGACGAGGTGCACGAGCGCGTCGTCGTCCAGGTCGGTCCCGAACCCGTAGCGTTCGCGGAGGGTGCCGACGATCTCGTGGAGTCGGCTGTCGTCGTCAGGGCGGTCGGTGAGGGACCCCCGGGACTCCTCCTGGGACTCGGTGACGGTGTCGTCGCCGGCGACGTCCATGAAGATGTCGCGGAGTTCCTCGGTCTTGCGGTCCATCAACGGAACACTCTACCACCCACGGTACATAAACGTACCACTTGCTTCGCGGGGGTAGGAGGAGGCTACGTCCCGGAACGAGTCGGAAAGCAGGCGGCTACTCGCGATGGTGACGACCAACCGCGAGTATACGGGGTCATGGCGACCACCAATCGCGGAGGATTCGACTGCGCGTCCGGTGGGTGGGCCGTTCGTGGGCGTCGGTCGATCGACTGCACTGGTCGGGCGACGCCCGTCGCGTCGCCGTCGACGAGCTGGCGTCGCGTGCGGGCGAATCGCCAGACGGAACGCCACTCGGACAGAGAAACGGAAAACCTATTTCGAATTCCCGCAAGACGGGAGCGGGCTCCCTGGCGAGTGTAACAAGATTTAAGCCCGAATCGGCCGGGTGATAGACTATGACAGTTCCGCTGGTACCGCTCGCACAGGAGACCACTCGCCCGACCTTCTGGCAGATCAGTCACACGGGGGAGGCCATCTTCTACTACCTCGCAGCCCTCTCCACCATCGTGTTCGCGTGGGGCGTCTACGACCGCTTCGCGCGGTACGCACAGGGCGACGAGGACTGGTTCGAGCGCACGAACGACCTCGGCCGTCGCGTGCTCGAGGCGACGAAGATCGTCGCCTCGAACGAGAAGCAGTTCGACAGGGACCTCTACGCGGGCGTGATGCACACGTTCATCCTCTGGGGCTTCCTGACGCTGTTCATCGGGACGGTCATCCTCGCGTTCGACGAGTGGGCCGTCCGGAAGACGACCGACATCGTCCTCGGGAACAAGCAGTCGTTCTTCGTCGACGAGTTCTACCTCGCGTACTCCCTGGTCATGGACGCGCTCGGACTGCTGTTCGTCGTCGGGATCGGGATGGCGCTCTACCGGCGGTACGTCGTCCAGAACCACCGCCTCTGGGGGAAGCACACGAGCGCCGAGGACGGCCTGTTCGTGTGGACGCTGTTCGCGCTCGGCGTCGGCGGGTACGTCACCGAGGGCGTCCGCATCCTCGGCACCGGCCGCCCGGACTTCGAGTCCGTGAGCTTCGTCGGACTGTTCGTCGCGGACTCGTTCGCCGCCGCCGGGATGAGCGAGTCGATGGCGACTGCGGTCTATCCGCTGACGTGGTGGAGTCACGCCGTCCTCGCGCTCGTGTTCGTCGCCGCGATCCCGTACGCGAAGCCGTTCCACATGATCTCGAGCTTCGCGAACGTCGTCGCGCGCGACGAGAAGGCCGGGAAGCGCCTGCCGGGCGTCCCCGCGGACCTCGACGCCGACACGGGCGCGGAGGACATCGACTCGTTCAGCTGGAAGGAGATCCTCGATCAGGACGCGTGCACGAAGTGCGGGCGGTGCTCGTCGGCGTGCCCGGCGAAGGCGAGCGGACGGCCGCTCGACCCGCGCGACGTCATCCTCGACTTGAAGCAGTACCGAGAGAACCTCGACGCGGGCGGCGACGAGAAACCGATCGTCGCCGACGGCGGCGGCGTCGTCGACGCGGAGACGATGGAGTCCTGCATGTCCTGCATGGCGTGCATGGACGCGTGCCCCGTCGAGATCGAGCACCTGAATAGCTTCACGCGGATGAACCGCGAGCTCACGGACACGGGCGAGATCGACCCGAACATGCAGGACGTCTACCAGAACGTCATGCAGAAGGGCAACACGTTCGGCGACCCGCAGCGCAAGCGCGCGGACTGGGCGGACCCGCTCGACTTCGAGGTGACGGACGCCCGCGAGGAGGAAGTCGAGTACCTCTGGTACGTCGGCGACTACCCGAGCTACGACGACCGGAACAAGAAGGTCGCGCGGTCGCTCGCGACCATCCTCCAGGAAGCGGACGTCTCGTTCGGCATCCTGTTCGACGACGAGAAGTACGACGGGAACGACATTCGCCGCACCGGCGAGGAGTTCCTCTACGTCGAACTCGCGGGCCATCACGTCGAGTCCTTCGAGGACTGCGAGTTCGAGACCCTCGTCTGCACGGACCCGCACTCGTACAACACGTTCAAGAACGAGTACCCGGAGGTCGACTTCGAGGAGTTCGCGGACGACCCGATGATGCCGTTCGAGTTCGAGGGCCAGTGGAACGAGGACGGCGAGATCGACGTCCACCACTGGACGCAGGTCGTCGAGGAACTCGTCGAGCGGAACGCGCTCGGCCTCTCCGGCACCGAACTCGACTACACGGTCACGTACCACGACCCGTGTCACCTCGGACGGTACAACGACGAGTACGAGGCGCCCCGCGAACTCGTCCAGGCGACGGGTTGCGAGCTCCACGAGATGCCCCGTAATCGCGCGGACTCGTTCTGCTGCGGTGGCGGCGGCGGTGGCCTCTGGATGGAGCTCGAGGAGGAGACGAAGCCGAGCGAGGAACGCCTCCGCGAGGCCCTGAACGACACCGAGGCGGGCGCGGCGGTCGAGAAGTTCGTCGTCGCGTGCCCGATGTGCATGACGATGTACGAGGACGGCCGGAAGACCGGCGGGTTCGAGGACGAGATCGAAGTCGTCGACGTCGCGGAACTCATCGTCGAAGCACTCGGCGTCGAAGACCAGATCGAAGCCTGACGCGGTCGCCGTCGTCGTTCTTCGTCGTATCGTCGAAAAGGAGGGGCTACTGTGTCTGCAGACGTTATTCAGGCGATGCGGTCGGCGACGTCGGCGAGGACGGGGATGCGCGTGCGCTCACCCTGGTACGCGCGGAGCATGAGGAACAGCCAGAGGCCGAATCCGGCGAGGGCGACGACGAGCCAGAGTAGGCTGACGACGAGCGAGACGAGTCCGAACGCGAGGCCCGCGCCGGTGCCGGAGCCGGCGAGCACGCCGAGGATCGACGTGACGATCGTGGACGCGATCGCGAGCACGAAGAACCCGACGGAGAGGGCGATGCTCTGGGCGGCGTGGAATCGCACGAACTCGTCCTCGGGTTCGAGGACGTAGAACAGGATGCCGGTGAGGGCGCCGAAGAGGTACGCGAGGGCGCCGGCGAGGTTCGACTCGAGGCCGGTTCCCGAAGTGGGTTCCGCGGTGGTCGGTTCGTCGGTACTGGTGGTGTTGTCGACGTCTTCTGTCGCCATGATGGGTCTCGGTACCATCTACCACTCGCGAGTGCTTAAGTATAGTCTATGTGTAATTAACAATATCGGAATATCATGGACGGCGAACGGTCGGTATCTGGTATGTCTCTGGAAAGGAACAGACTGACACCGCGTCTCGGACGTCGGCGGCGCCGACCTGGCGTCCTCGAAGAGCGCGCAGCGTCGAATCGAATACCGGGAAAAGGGACGTTTCAGGCCTCGACGGGCTCGTCGAGGTCGACCTCCACGGACGCATCCTCGGCGTCCATCGACGCCGGGGACTCGTCGCCGGAGCGGAGGCGGCGGGCGATGGTTCGGACGCCGAGCGCGACGACGACGAGTAGCGCCATGCCGGCGAGCGCGCGACCGGGGGAGCGACCCGACGATTCGTCCGTCGTCTCGTCGTCCATCCCGTCGTCGCTCGTCAGCTCGGCGTCCGCGTCGGCGAGCAGTTCCTTCGCTTCCTCCGGGGTGCTGCCGACCGCGTTGCTGAATCGGGCGTCGTCGAGGTGGAGCTCCAGGAAGGTGAACTTCTTGACCATACCTACCGATACGACCGCCGAGGAGATATAGGTACCGTGACACGTGGTGGCCATCTCCCTGACGGTTGGTCCACGAGTGGTTCCGACGCCGGAGCGACCCCTAGGGCTGCGGACGAACGAAGCGGGCCAGCCGACGTCGTCGTCCTCAGTCCGCTCGCTCGCGCCACTCGCGTTCGAGCAGACCGAAGTAGAGGGTGTCGACGTACTCGCCGTCGTCGTACTGGTTCTCGCGGATCCGGCCCTCGTGCTCGAACCCGAGCTTCTCCCAGATCCGTCGCGACGCGTCGTTCGTCGCCAGCACGCGCGTCTGGAGCCGATGGAGGTTCCGTTCGTCGAACGCGTGCTCGACGAGCAGTCGACTGGCTTCGGTCGCGTACCCGTTCCCCCAGTGCTCTGGCGCGACCGTGATCGCGATCTCGCCGTCTCGCGTGCGGTCGCCGACGTCGAACAGCGCGATGTCGCCGACGGCCTCCGGGTCGCCCTCGTCGCTCTCGACGCAGATGAGGAGGTTAAGGGAGTCCTCGCCGGCGACGACGTTCTCGAAGAACTCCTCGCTCTGCGCCATGTTCGCGGGGTCCGCGGACGTGAGCGGACGGCGCACGCGCGGGTCGTTGACGTTCTCGTTCAGGAACTCGAGGTCGCCCTCTTCGATCGTGTGTAGGGAGACGCGGTCGCCGGGCAGGAAGACGGGTCCGGGCATACCACGACCGTCTCGGCCGCCCTGAAAAACCCTTGTGGGGCCGTGCGAACGCGTGACGCGCCGGTTCGGGTGGGATTCAGGCGCCGTCGCGCTCGCGCCACTCGTCCTCGAGGACGCCGTAGACGTGCATGTCGCGGTACGCGCCGTCCATGAACTCGCTCTCGCGGTGGACGCCCTCGTGCTCGAACCCGAGTTTCTCCCAGATCCGCTTCGAGCCCTCGTTCGTCTCGAGGACGGCCGCCCAGACGCGATGGAGGTTCCGTTCGGCGAACGCGTAGTCGACGAGCATCTCGCTCGCCTCCGTCCCGTAGCCCTCGCCCCAGTACGGCGGCGCAATCCAGAGTCCGATCTCGCCCTCCCGCGTGCGTTCGTCGACGCTCAGTCCGACTTCGCCGACGGGCTCTGGGTCGCCGTCCTCGCCGTCGACGCACGCGAGCAGCGACACGTCGCCGTCGTCGTCGCCCTCGAACAGGTACGACTCGACGTCGTCGCGGTTCTCGGGGTACGGCCAGATGAACGACCGATGCACCGCCGGCTGGTTCTTGTGGTCGTGGACGAAGTCGACGTCCTCTCGCTCGACGGTTCGCAGAGTCACGCGGTCGCCGCGCAGGAAGACTGCTCCAGGCATACCTCGGCGATACGCGGACGCGAGAAAAGCCTTTGTGGGGGCGTGCGAGCGCGTCTCGTGGTCGTCGAGGGGCCGGCTTCCGGCGGACTATACGCTCCGGTCGTCCAGCGGGACCTCGAGGCTCTCGCGAGCGCGCTCCCACTCGTCGGCGAGCAGGCCGTAACAACGGGTGTCGATGCGCTCGCCGGCGACGAGCTTCTCCTCGCGCTGCGTGCCCTCGTGCTCGAACCCGAGCGTCTCGAGGAGCCCGATGGAGGGGTCGTTCGTCTCGAGGACGCGCGCGTTCACGCGATGCAGGCGTCGGTGCCCGAACGCGTAGTCGAGCGCGAGCGCGGCGGCTTCGGTCCCGAACCCGTTCCCGTGAGCGGGCGGTGCGAGCCAGTACGCGAACGACGCCGTCCCCTCCCGTTCGTCGATATGGAAGAGCATCACGAGCCCGATAGGTTCGACGGCGTCGACGTCCGCGGGTGCGTCATCGCCGCGGCGCACGTACGCCTCGTCGAACCCGACGTCGTCGCCGTCGACGCACGCCAAGAACTGCACGCCGTCGTCGACGTCCCCGTCGATGTGGTCCGCGACGGCGTCGCGGTTCCGCGGCCCGGAGAGCGTCATCGGGTCGCGGACCGCGGGCGCGTTCGAGTGGTCGCGGATGAAGGTCGCGTCCTCGGTCTCGACGGTTCGGAGCGTCACGCGGTCGCCGGTCGCGAAGGCGGCACCGGGCATACTATCGACCGCGACGCACTCCACCGAAAACGTTCCGAATCGGTGTCACGACGCGCGTGGTCAGGGGCGCGGCCGTCAGAACACGCCGAGTTCGAGCACGCCGAGCCACGCGAGCGCGAGCCACGTCTGGAACACGATGCTCCCGAGCGCGGAGAGCGCGACGAACTCGGCGTCGCTCATCTCCGCGAACCCCGCGGGCACCGTGAGCATGCCGCGCGTGAACAGGAGCGCGTTCGAGATGGGGACGGCGGCGCGCCCCCAGCGGTCGAACCAGCCCTCGAAGCGCTCCAGGCGGGATTCGCTCACGCGGAACCACGTGCGCTCCAGAAGCCAGTCGCGGCCGGTGCGCTTGGCGAGCGTGAACAGCGCGTACTGGCCGACGGTCGCGCCCGCGGCGGCAACGAGGATCAGCGCCGCGATGGTCGCGTGGTCGCTCTCCGAGGCGGCGAGCAACTGGATGCTCGCGGGGACGAGCGCCTCGCTCGGCGCGAAGTACAGGAGCATCGCGCCCTCGAGGACGAGGATCGCGAACAGCGCGGCCATCCCGTACCGGTCGAGGAACTGTCGAGCGAGGGACTCGTCGCCGACGAGGAACAGCGCGATGCCGGCAACGGCGAGGAGTGCGAACCCGACGGCGACCGCGAGCGGTCCGTACTCCACGAGGACCCATCGGAGGCGACTGCGGTCGGTGCGAGCACCGTCGGAGACGTCCGTCGTCATCCGTTACGACTCGCTGCCGGGCGGGTATATGCGTTGTGTCATCGCCTGCAACGTGATCACCGGCCGGCGGCTCTGCGGGTCCTCGGGCACACCTGCGCGGCGAACGTCACGGTTAACCCGGGAGCGTGCGGAGTCTCGCGCATGGATCGCATCGAGCGTCCGCGTCGCCTCCGGAAGGACGGCGTGCGCGACCTGGTGAGCGAGCACGACGTACGGGCGACGGACCTCGTCGCGCCCGTGTTCGTGGACGCGACGACCGACGAACGGGTACCGATCGAGTCGATGCCCGGCCACGAGCGCGTGCCGGTCGACGAGGCGGTGGCGCGCGTCGAGGAGGTGCTCGAGACGGGCGTCGAGGCCGTGATGCTGTTCGGCATCCCCGAGTCCAAGGA
The Halorubellus sp. JP-L1 DNA segment above includes these coding regions:
- a CDS encoding heterodisulfide reductase-related iron-sulfur binding cluster → MTVPLVPLAQETTRPTFWQISHTGEAIFYYLAALSTIVFAWGVYDRFARYAQGDEDWFERTNDLGRRVLEATKIVASNEKQFDRDLYAGVMHTFILWGFLTLFIGTVILAFDEWAVRKTTDIVLGNKQSFFVDEFYLAYSLVMDALGLLFVVGIGMALYRRYVVQNHRLWGKHTSAEDGLFVWTLFALGVGGYVTEGVRILGTGRPDFESVSFVGLFVADSFAAAGMSESMATAVYPLTWWSHAVLALVFVAAIPYAKPFHMISSFANVVARDEKAGKRLPGVPADLDADTGAEDIDSFSWKEILDQDACTKCGRCSSACPAKASGRPLDPRDVILDLKQYRENLDAGGDEKPIVADGGGVVDAETMESCMSCMACMDACPVEIEHLNSFTRMNRELTDTGEIDPNMQDVYQNVMQKGNTFGDPQRKRADWADPLDFEVTDAREEEVEYLWYVGDYPSYDDRNKKVARSLATILQEADVSFGILFDDEKYDGNDIRRTGEEFLYVELAGHHVESFEDCEFETLVCTDPHSYNTFKNEYPEVDFEEFADDPMMPFEFEGQWNEDGEIDVHHWTQVVEELVERNALGLSGTELDYTVTYHDPCHLGRYNDEYEAPRELVQATGCELHEMPRNRADSFCCGGGGGGLWMELEEETKPSEERLREALNDTEAGAAVEKFVVACPMCMTMYEDGRKTGGFEDEIEVVDVAELIVEALGVEDQIEA
- a CDS encoding GNAT family N-acetyltransferase, with protein sequence MPGAAFATGDRVTLRTVETEDATFIRDHSNAPAVRDPMTLSGPRNRDAVADHIDGDVDDGVQFLACVDGDDVGFDEAYVRRGDDAPADVDAVEPIGLVMLFHIDEREGTASFAYWLAPPAHGNGFGTEAAALALDYAFGHRRLHRVNARVLETNDPSIGLLETLGFEHEGTQREEKLVAGERIDTRCYGLLADEWERARESLEVPLDDRSV
- a CDS encoding GNAT family N-acetyltransferase; its protein translation is MPGAVFLRGDRVTLRTVEREDVDFVHDHKNQPAVHRSFIWPYPENRDDVESYLFEGDDDGDVSLLACVDGEDGDPEPVGEVGLSVDERTREGEIGLWIAPPYWGEGYGTEASEMLVDYAFAERNLHRVWAAVLETNEGSKRIWEKLGFEHEGVHRESEFMDGAYRDMHVYGVLEDEWRERDGA
- a CDS encoding DedA family protein; amino-acid sequence: MTTDVSDGARTDRSRLRWVLVEYGPLAVAVGFALLAVAGIALFLVGDESLARQFLDRYGMAALFAILVLEGAMLLYFAPSEALVPASIQLLAASESDHATIAALILVAAAGATVGQYALFTLAKRTGRDWLLERTWFRVSESRLERFEGWFDRWGRAAVPISNALLFTRGMLTVPAGFAEMSDAEFVALSALGSIVFQTWLALAWLGVLELGVF
- a CDS encoding DUF4870 domain-containing protein; the protein is MATEDVDNTTSTDEPTTAEPTSGTGLESNLAGALAYLFGALTGILFYVLEPEDEFVRFHAAQSIALSVGFFVLAIASTIVTSILGVLAGSGTGAGLAFGLVSLVVSLLWLVVALAGFGLWLFLMLRAYQGERTRIPVLADVADRIA
- a CDS encoding GNAT family N-acetyltransferase produces the protein MPGPVFLPGDRVSLHTIEEGDLEFLNENVNDPRVRRPLTSADPANMAQSEEFFENVVAGEDSLNLLICVESDEGDPEAVGDIALFDVGDRTRDGEIAITVAPEHWGNGYATEASRLLVEHAFDERNLHRLQTRVLATNDASRRIWEKLGFEHEGRIRENQYDDGEYVDTLYFGLLEREWRERAD